A genome region from Deltaproteobacteria bacterium includes the following:
- a CDS encoding heparin lyase I family protein, with product MRSFLITAALLLTGIHVATADYTPGRSFDYFSKTAYKDRDWNVMFYENCDLPEYSSTQWIQEEGERFLRFTLKNGQVGGCGSDNRSRSRAPYWERAEIKQTTTLEKDHDYSLTYKVRFVKGFDNDREDFLQLHQSVSGCRGGPLVMVKFSDGYLLGATRPFFVEEVLGKWVDVRFDFKPARSYDLYLDGKKVVDNRMIHRQRACGEPHLKIGIYRPGDAQAIGDRLSVMDVDKVRLVDRK from the coding sequence ATGCGGAGTTTCCTCATAACGGCCGCGCTGCTCCTGACCGGCATTCACGTCGCCACGGCCGATTACACCCCCGGCCGGAGCTTCGACTACTTCAGTAAGACGGCCTACAAGGACCGGGACTGGAACGTCATGTTCTATGAGAACTGTGATCTTCCGGAATACTCCTCCACACAATGGATTCAGGAGGAAGGCGAGAGGTTCCTGCGCTTCACCCTGAAGAACGGACAGGTCGGGGGATGCGGCAGCGACAACCGCTCCAGGTCCCGGGCGCCTTACTGGGAGCGGGCGGAAATCAAGCAGACGACTACCCTTGAGAAGGACCACGATTATTCGCTCACCTACAAGGTGAGGTTCGTGAAGGGCTTTGACAACGACCGGGAGGACTTTCTGCAACTGCACCAATCCGTCAGCGGTTGCCGGGGCGGCCCCCTCGTCATGGTGAAATTCAGCGATGGATACCTTCTGGGCGCTACAAGGCCCTTTTTCGTCGAGGAAGTTCTCGGGAAATGGGTGGACGTCAGGTTCGACTTCAAACCCGCGCGATCCTACGACCTGTATCTTGACGGCAAGAAGGTCGTTGACAACAGGATGATCCACCGGCAACGTGCGTGCGGCGAGCCGCATTTGAAGATCGGGATTTATCGCCCGGGGGACGCCCAGGCCATCGGCGACAGGCTGTCGGTGATGGATGTCGACAAGGTGAGGCTGGTCGACAGGAAGTGA